From a single Gimesia fumaroli genomic region:
- a CDS encoding formylglycine-generating enzyme family protein: protein MLSVCRSSLLMQGKFAFLAAMLFSVSLANAGDKAKEMKPYTEKIANTDVSFDMVPIPGGEFIMGSPANEKNREDDEGPQIKVKVDPFWMGKHEVTWNEYDIWSFNLDIQRRKLLRGKSDAKEKAADAVTRPTKPYTDMTFDMGHDGYPAICMTQLAAKTYCKWLSEKTGHYYRLPTEAEWEYACRAGTTTAYSFGDNPEKLDDYAWHYANCDDTYQKVGQKKPNPWGLYDMHGNVSEWVLDQYIPDAYKKWSGKGTLKFPINVPTTLYPRVAKGGSWDDEPEALRSANRIASSSDWKIQDPQIPQSIWYHTDAIMVGFRVVRPLKVPTAEERKKYGLDPAIPEDEGR, encoded by the coding sequence ATGCTTAGCGTATGTCGTTCCAGTCTCTTAATGCAAGGCAAATTCGCATTCCTTGCCGCAATGCTGTTTTCTGTTTCACTGGCGAATGCCGGTGATAAAGCCAAAGAGATGAAGCCTTATACAGAAAAAATTGCGAATACTGATGTTTCTTTTGACATGGTTCCCATTCCCGGCGGTGAATTTATAATGGGGAGCCCTGCGAATGAAAAAAATCGGGAAGACGACGAAGGCCCTCAGATTAAAGTCAAAGTCGATCCATTCTGGATGGGCAAACACGAAGTTACCTGGAATGAATATGATATTTGGAGTTTCAATCTCGATATTCAACGTCGTAAGCTACTACGGGGAAAATCGGACGCTAAAGAAAAAGCTGCCGATGCAGTAACCCGCCCGACTAAGCCTTATACTGACATGACATTTGACATGGGGCACGATGGCTATCCGGCAATCTGCATGACCCAGTTGGCCGCCAAGACCTATTGTAAATGGTTGAGCGAAAAAACAGGTCACTATTACCGTCTGCCGACTGAAGCAGAATGGGAGTATGCCTGCCGTGCTGGTACAACGACCGCTTATTCATTTGGCGACAATCCGGAAAAGTTAGATGACTATGCCTGGCATTATGCCAACTGCGATGACACCTATCAGAAAGTCGGCCAGAAGAAACCCAATCCCTGGGGACTGTATGATATGCACGGCAATGTCTCTGAATGGGTGCTCGATCAATATATTCCGGATGCCTACAAAAAATGGAGTGGTAAGGGAACGCTGAAATTTCCGATCAATGTGCCAACGACTCTCTATCCTCGTGTCGCCAAAGGTGGCTCCTGGGATGATGAGCCAGAAGCATTGCGAAGTGCAAACCGAATTGCTTCCAGCTCTGACTGGAAAATTCAGGATCCACAGATTCCACAAAGCATCTGGTATCACACCGATGCAATCATGGTGGGATTCCGAGTGGTACGTCCTTTAAAAGTACCAACGGCTGAAGAACGAAAAAAATATGGTCTTGATCCAGCAATCCCTGAGGATGAAGGACGCTGA
- a CDS encoding FAD:protein FMN transferase gives MMSYVFQTCLLLSTLSGNQQCTDSEILNRYEFQEVHMGVQWSIVLYATDKPIANKASQNAFARIKELNKILSDYDPESELNQLCRLSGPGKPIKVSPHLLKLLKKSQALSEETKGAFDVTIGPVVRLWRRARRQKKLPDSQRFEAARSKVGSGLMKISLPNQTVELTQKDMRLDLGGIAKGYAADIALSVLKEQGITRAMVDASGDIVLGDPPPGTCGWKIGVSSSDAPNAKIDRYLQIHNLAVATSGDALQHVVINGKRYSHIVDPQTGLGLTDQSRVTVIAPNGVTADSLASAISVLGPDRGIQLLNQKPGTACLILRHEAGQLRSYESACFSCYELEQK, from the coding sequence ATGATGTCATACGTTTTTCAGACTTGCCTGCTGCTCTCCACATTGTCAGGCAATCAACAGTGCACAGATAGCGAAATTCTGAATCGGTATGAATTTCAGGAAGTACATATGGGGGTGCAGTGGAGCATCGTATTATATGCTACCGACAAACCAATCGCAAACAAAGCCTCTCAAAATGCTTTTGCCCGTATAAAGGAACTTAACAAAATACTCAGCGATTACGATCCGGAAAGTGAGTTAAATCAGTTATGTCGGTTATCTGGCCCCGGAAAACCAATCAAAGTCAGTCCTCACCTGCTAAAACTACTGAAAAAAAGTCAAGCACTCTCAGAGGAAACAAAGGGGGCATTTGATGTGACAATTGGCCCCGTGGTACGACTCTGGCGTCGGGCTCGGCGACAAAAAAAACTGCCTGACAGTCAACGCTTCGAGGCGGCCCGCTCCAAAGTCGGTTCCGGATTGATGAAGATTTCCCTTCCAAATCAGACCGTTGAACTGACCCAAAAAGACATGCGACTGGATCTGGGAGGCATTGCGAAAGGCTACGCCGCGGATATTGCCCTCAGCGTCTTGAAAGAACAGGGCATCACCCGGGCAATGGTTGATGCCAGCGGTGATATTGTATTAGGTGACCCTCCTCCAGGTACTTGCGGGTGGAAAATTGGGGTCTCTTCTTCTGATGCCCCGAATGCCAAGATTGACCGGTATCTGCAGATACATAATCTGGCGGTGGCGACTTCCGGCGATGCGTTACAGCATGTTGTGATCAACGGCAAACGGTATTCACATATCGTTGATCCACAGACAGGACTGGGGCTGACCGATCAGAGTCGGGTCACCGTCATTGCCCCGAATGGTGTGACGGCGGACAGCCTGGCTTCTGCCATCAGTGTCCTGGGACCAGATCGGGGAATTCAACTTTTGAATCAGAAACCAGGAACCGCGTGTTTGATTTTGAGACATGAAGCAGGTCAACTCAGATCATACGAATCAGCCTGTTTTTCATGTTACGAACTTGAACAAAAATAA
- a CDS encoding aminotransferase class IV: MSENLVYLNGEYVPANEAKISIFDGAISLGMTVTESTRTFAHQPYRLRDHINRLFLSLKAARFDAGMTADELEQLTLEVWKKNEPNYAPGTDAWIIHNVTPGTWVPSSGQKPAESKPTVMIVTLPLDLSYWADFYRVGCHAVTPFTRIQPAQSLDARIKNRSRFLYTLAESEVKLIDPMAQSLLLDTDGFLSENKGGNFFLVTSNSIRTPSTINCLDGISRQTIFLLAEQLDLPIEECRLLPYDVITADEAFFTSTPYSIMPATKFNGTKIGDGQVGPITKKLLAAWSEMVGVDLLKQAQSD; the protein is encoded by the coding sequence ATGTCTGAGAATCTTGTGTATTTAAATGGCGAATATGTTCCTGCAAATGAAGCAAAGATATCCATTTTTGATGGTGCGATCAGCTTGGGAATGACAGTCACTGAATCCACGCGTACCTTCGCACATCAACCTTATCGTTTGCGTGATCATATCAACCGTCTGTTTCTCAGTCTGAAAGCAGCCCGCTTTGACGCAGGGATGACGGCAGATGAACTGGAACAACTCACTCTGGAAGTCTGGAAGAAAAACGAACCTAACTATGCCCCCGGCACCGATGCCTGGATTATTCACAATGTCACTCCCGGAACCTGGGTTCCTTCCAGCGGGCAAAAACCGGCAGAATCCAAACCGACGGTCATGATTGTCACCTTGCCGCTTGATCTCTCCTACTGGGCCGACTTCTATCGGGTGGGATGCCATGCGGTGACTCCCTTTACTCGAATTCAACCAGCCCAGTCGCTAGACGCCCGGATCAAAAATCGTAGTCGCTTCCTGTATACACTGGCTGAGTCGGAAGTGAAACTGATTGACCCAATGGCACAAAGCCTGCTACTCGACACTGATGGCTTTCTCTCGGAAAACAAAGGTGGCAACTTTTTTCTGGTGACGAGCAACAGTATTCGCACACCGAGTACGATCAATTGTCTGGATGGAATCAGCCGACAAACGATTTTTCTACTAGCAGAGCAACTCGATTTGCCGATCGAAGAGTGCCGCCTTCTTCCTTACGACGTCATCACCGCAGACGAAGCTTTTTTCACCAGCACACCTTACTCCATCATGCCGGCGACGAAATTTAATGGTACTAAAATTGGCGATGGTCAAGTCGGGCCGATCACGAAAAAACTGTTAGCTGCATGGAGTGAGATGGTGGGAGTTGATCTCCTCAAGCAAGCACAGTCAGACTAA
- a CDS encoding FAD-dependent oxidoreductase, which yields MRNMIALLICFFCAKVTCAHPPDQKTELLIVGGTESGWAAAMQAARLGVESITLVLDGEWLGGQYTEQALACVDENKGPGKVGWGVDWHPMKRSFHRSGLFKELMDRIEAFNTEKYGSPMPGRPFHGPSTFRPAEAQAIFREMLQPYIDNGQVRLITGHYPVKADLKQKTSRPQLTGLWFAPVGSETPDLHITAKLTIDASDWGDAIQVAGAEFEVGADPRSRYNEPSAPVNTNDYPANEMNPITWAMIVEEAEKDTPISKPDRYDDRNFVRTSKLSLAEMKHLKWDRPVRLGSIPHWPDAGQASPRQLSIFTVRRIVDGYTSKDHKTSILLNYMLGQDYPLERLPKHVVDALEETEPGASTKNLVLMNRRQRQIIFDDAKRHSLCLFYHLQNFVHNRASDKTNSFRHFQLSREFDTTDHLPPKPYIRESLRLKAMYMMREQDGRNMDGPTKKFARERFARVMYPDGLFAWQFHYDFHRTGRAYLKSEGNTGPWIDFEKPGRNTRLVSDRSVFPLRSLVPIDMDGLLGAQKNVGYSSIVSAAIRLHDQCVTLGQAAGATAAVSLQQDISPRDIPYHREKLEQVRHALCGASDKGVAVLIWPFRDLQPAHPAFVAINRLAARRVLPMEVRKVDFQPDAPATTEWRQKTRQLAYQTVEVANLPMFPDKGLSRGEYCQRLWDSLKELPIRPYSRVKPDDADGDGILDVDDPSLFTPGEPIQWKKKVASKDQDGLLDNTTSKKVRRINFTGKKTAPLSDFEADHGDVFNAKRGYGWQRNLSQNQRQRKKVPEPYRDTFIFTRDHDTWECEVPNGAWLVTVCVGDSGHEQIGQWVTVEGKQVIKDEATNDGLFLERNARVTVSDRRLTIEIGKSNSGTNTCLNWVTFEPAPPEK from the coding sequence ATGAGAAATATGATCGCGCTCCTGATCTGTTTTTTCTGTGCAAAAGTGACTTGCGCACACCCCCCTGACCAGAAAACAGAGTTACTAATAGTTGGAGGAACCGAATCGGGGTGGGCAGCTGCGATGCAGGCCGCACGCCTGGGAGTGGAATCAATCACGCTCGTCTTGGATGGGGAATGGCTGGGCGGGCAATACACCGAACAGGCGTTGGCCTGCGTAGATGAAAATAAAGGCCCCGGCAAAGTTGGCTGGGGAGTTGACTGGCACCCGATGAAGCGCTCGTTTCATCGGAGTGGCCTGTTTAAAGAACTGATGGATCGCATTGAAGCTTTCAACACAGAGAAGTATGGCTCCCCGATGCCAGGACGCCCGTTTCATGGTCCGTCTACTTTTCGTCCTGCAGAGGCACAAGCCATATTTCGGGAAATGCTACAACCTTATATCGATAACGGCCAGGTGCGACTGATCACCGGACACTATCCAGTGAAAGCCGACCTGAAACAGAAAACGTCAAGACCACAACTCACGGGGCTCTGGTTTGCTCCCGTCGGTTCAGAAACGCCGGACTTGCACATTACCGCGAAACTAACCATCGATGCGTCAGACTGGGGTGACGCGATCCAGGTTGCAGGCGCAGAATTTGAAGTCGGTGCTGATCCGCGATCACGTTACAACGAACCGAGCGCCCCGGTGAATACCAATGATTACCCTGCCAATGAAATGAATCCGATTACCTGGGCAATGATTGTTGAAGAAGCAGAGAAAGACACGCCTATTTCGAAACCGGATCGCTATGATGATCGTAATTTTGTACGGACCTCAAAACTGAGTCTGGCTGAGATGAAACATCTTAAATGGGATCGACCGGTGCGTCTGGGATCGATTCCCCATTGGCCGGACGCAGGGCAAGCATCGCCGCGACAGCTTTCGATTTTTACCGTGCGTCGGATCGTGGATGGCTATACGAGTAAAGATCACAAGACCAGCATCCTGCTGAATTACATGCTGGGCCAGGATTACCCTCTGGAACGACTGCCAAAACATGTTGTTGATGCACTGGAAGAAACAGAGCCAGGAGCGTCGACCAAGAATCTTGTGCTCATGAATCGTCGTCAGCGACAGATCATTTTTGACGATGCTAAACGGCATTCGCTATGCCTGTTCTATCATCTGCAAAACTTCGTACACAACCGGGCCTCAGATAAAACCAACAGCTTCAGACACTTTCAGCTAAGTCGGGAATTTGATACGACAGACCACTTACCCCCCAAACCCTATATCCGCGAGTCTCTCCGTCTCAAAGCCATGTACATGATGCGCGAGCAGGATGGCCGAAACATGGATGGACCGACCAAAAAATTTGCGCGTGAGCGTTTTGCACGGGTCATGTATCCCGATGGGTTATTCGCCTGGCAGTTTCACTATGACTTCCACCGTACTGGACGCGCCTATTTGAAATCAGAAGGAAATACGGGACCCTGGATTGATTTTGAAAAACCGGGACGAAATACTAGACTGGTCAGCGACCGGTCGGTATTTCCCTTGCGAAGTCTGGTTCCGATCGACATGGATGGATTGTTGGGTGCACAGAAAAATGTCGGTTACAGCAGTATCGTGAGCGCGGCGATTCGCCTGCATGATCAATGTGTCACTCTGGGGCAAGCTGCGGGTGCGACGGCAGCGGTTTCTCTACAACAGGACATCTCTCCCCGCGATATCCCCTATCATCGCGAGAAACTGGAGCAGGTTCGCCATGCATTGTGTGGAGCCTCAGACAAGGGAGTTGCTGTCTTGATTTGGCCTTTTCGGGATTTACAACCAGCGCACCCGGCATTTGTCGCCATCAACAGACTGGCTGCACGGAGAGTTTTACCGATGGAAGTCCGTAAGGTTGATTTTCAACCGGATGCGCCCGCGACCACGGAATGGCGACAGAAAACAAGGCAACTGGCTTACCAGACAGTGGAAGTCGCCAACCTGCCAATGTTCCCTGATAAAGGACTCAGCCGTGGCGAATACTGCCAACGCTTGTGGGATTCATTGAAGGAATTGCCCATACGCCCTTATTCTCGGGTGAAGCCTGACGATGCGGATGGTGACGGAATTCTGGACGTCGATGACCCCAGTCTGTTCACGCCAGGTGAACCAATTCAGTGGAAGAAAAAAGTAGCTTCTAAAGATCAGGATGGCCTCCTAGACAATACCACTTCCAAGAAAGTCCGACGAATCAATTTCACAGGGAAGAAAACGGCTCCTTTGTCCGACTTTGAAGCAGACCATGGCGATGTTTTTAACGCGAAACGAGGCTATGGTTGGCAGCGAAATCTCAGTCAAAATCAACGACAACGAAAAAAAGTTCCCGAACCCTACCGTGACACCTTTATATTCACACGAGATCACGATACCTGGGAATGTGAAGTTCCCAATGGTGCCTGGCTCGTAACCGTGTGCGTGGGAGATTCAGGACACGAACAAATTGGACAATGGGTGACCGTTGAGGGAAAACAGGTCATTAAAGATGAAGCCACCAATGACGGCCTTTTCCTGGAACGAAACGCCCGTGTGACTGTTTCGGACCGACGCTTAACGATTGAGATTGGTAAATCAAATTCAGGAACCAATACCTGCCTGAACTGGGTCACGTTCGAACCGGCCCCGCCAGAGAAATAA
- a CDS encoding DUF1501 domain-containing protein, producing MKSRNHSRTHNQHAFTAFNPLVHEGLVLRSRRNMLKASLAGLAGLSVPKLLQASDQLKSAGKSSLPKNSVILLWMTGGPSHIDTWDPKPDRPIQNRGPFGVTQTSVPGITITDRLPKQAAMMDRFTLIRSVDPKMSSHQPNQVMQTANLRATPRTNRKGDKYPAMASIVAKHHGANHPGMPPYVAFMKHHSHIAWGGHLGKQYDPFIANDAADLPVYDLVGKDSGKTSGGKMFQFAPGLSYERMKSRRDLMQQFDKLRSDIDQAGSMSAIDSYSQRAYDMVLGQRVQQAFDLNQESPATRDRYGEHLWCQQALLARRLVEAGSSFVTLDLSYHTASGTWDNHGDNIPPYGGIKNGLGPLLPLFDHLLTTLVLDLEERNLLDQVLVIAMGEFGRSPMSGTQGSTDGRNHWPVVMSMCLAGGGMNHGQVIGASEHDGSEIKHRPVRPGDLAATIYQYMGVPLDTQYIDEKGRPNFAIEDGEPIHELF from the coding sequence ATGAAGTCCAGAAACCACTCACGTACTCACAACCAGCATGCATTTACCGCGTTCAACCCGCTGGTTCATGAAGGTTTGGTGTTACGTAGTCGGCGGAATATGCTTAAGGCTTCACTGGCGGGATTGGCAGGATTATCCGTCCCCAAACTGCTACAAGCTTCAGACCAACTCAAGTCTGCTGGGAAATCGTCCTTGCCCAAAAATAGTGTGATTCTCCTCTGGATGACGGGAGGACCGAGTCACATTGATACCTGGGACCCCAAACCGGACCGCCCGATTCAAAACCGGGGGCCGTTCGGAGTTACTCAAACATCCGTCCCCGGGATCACCATTACAGATCGCTTGCCGAAGCAAGCCGCGATGATGGATCGTTTCACCTTGATTCGTTCCGTTGACCCCAAGATGAGCAGCCATCAGCCAAACCAGGTGATGCAGACTGCCAACCTGCGCGCCACTCCTCGAACGAACCGTAAAGGTGATAAGTACCCTGCAATGGCTTCGATCGTAGCCAAACACCATGGCGCGAACCATCCCGGGATGCCTCCCTACGTCGCGTTTATGAAACACCACTCACATATCGCCTGGGGTGGTCACCTGGGAAAACAATACGATCCCTTCATCGCCAACGATGCTGCAGACCTGCCTGTCTATGATCTGGTGGGGAAAGATTCCGGGAAAACGAGTGGCGGAAAAATGTTCCAATTTGCCCCCGGCCTGTCTTACGAACGGATGAAAAGCCGACGCGATTTAATGCAGCAATTCGATAAGTTACGAAGTGACATTGATCAGGCCGGCTCAATGTCAGCCATCGACAGCTACAGTCAACGTGCCTACGACATGGTACTGGGGCAGCGCGTGCAGCAGGCCTTCGATTTGAATCAGGAATCCCCAGCTACACGAGATCGATACGGAGAACATCTCTGGTGCCAACAGGCACTGCTGGCCCGTCGTCTGGTCGAGGCAGGAAGCTCATTTGTGACACTTGATTTAAGTTACCATACCGCTTCCGGAACCTGGGACAATCATGGCGACAATATTCCTCCTTACGGTGGAATTAAAAATGGCCTTGGCCCCCTGCTACCGCTGTTTGACCATTTGCTGACAACGCTTGTTCTGGACTTGGAAGAGCGCAATCTTCTGGATCAGGTGTTGGTGATTGCGATGGGAGAATTTGGTCGCTCTCCAATGTCCGGAACGCAAGGCAGCACTGATGGCCGCAACCACTGGCCGGTAGTCATGTCGATGTGTCTGGCCGGTGGTGGTATGAACCACGGTCAGGTAATCGGTGCCAGCGAACACGATGGTTCCGAGATCAAACATCGCCCCGTTCGCCCGGGAGACCTGGCAGCCACAATCTATCAATACATGGGAGTTCCCCTGGATACCCAGTATATTGATGAGAAAGGCCGACCGAATTTCGCGATCGAAGATGGAGAACCGATTCACGAATTATTCTAA
- a CDS encoding CehA/McbA family metallohydrolase domain-containing protein gives MNRLEITRSRVMHYSFLKSGLLLVACLLILGANTEAAEPVQLKETDSQKWYKGNLHTHSLWSDGDDYLEMIADWYKSHGYDFLSFTDHNVLSNSERWTVPEKNKGKMKAYEKLKKRFPDWIEERKNNDGQTEVRLRRFEEVSDKLGEPGKYLLIQSEEVTDRYKNMPVHMNATNLHSLLTPLGGKSVYEVMQNNTNALLAQRERTGQSMIIHLNHPNFHYGVTAEELMKVVGENFFEVYNGHPGVNNKGNDTYPSTDRIWDIILTKRLAELNLPIMYGLGTDDGHNYHKIPSRASEPGRGWVVVLSEKLEPEALVEAMEAGRFYASCGVKLKSVTYSDKGIQIEIDPEEGVEYTTDFIGTLKDYPKAGIPKLDKRGQELHATKKYSKKIGATLKSVKGTSPSYDFNGKEIYVRALVRSTKLHPNPAQLGEAERAWVQPVAGPAAPKQD, from the coding sequence ATGAACCGCTTAGAGATCACACGTAGTCGCGTGATGCACTATTCATTTCTGAAATCAGGCCTGTTATTAGTGGCCTGTCTCCTGATTCTGGGGGCGAATACCGAAGCAGCAGAACCTGTTCAACTAAAAGAAACAGACAGTCAGAAATGGTATAAAGGAAACTTGCACACGCACTCTCTCTGGAGTGATGGCGATGACTATCTCGAGATGATTGCCGACTGGTACAAATCGCACGGGTACGATTTTCTCTCATTTACCGATCACAATGTGCTTTCCAATTCAGAGCGCTGGACCGTTCCCGAAAAGAATAAAGGAAAAATGAAAGCTTATGAGAAATTGAAAAAACGTTTTCCTGATTGGATTGAAGAGCGGAAAAATAATGATGGCCAGACTGAGGTCCGTCTGCGCAGGTTTGAAGAAGTGTCGGACAAACTGGGGGAGCCTGGAAAGTATCTGCTGATTCAAAGTGAAGAAGTAACGGATCGCTATAAAAATATGCCCGTGCATATGAATGCTACTAACTTACATTCTCTGCTGACGCCGCTTGGTGGTAAAAGTGTTTATGAGGTGATGCAGAACAATACGAATGCCTTGCTGGCACAACGGGAACGGACCGGGCAGTCCATGATCATTCATCTGAATCATCCCAATTTTCATTATGGAGTTACGGCAGAAGAATTGATGAAGGTTGTGGGAGAAAACTTCTTTGAAGTTTATAACGGCCATCCCGGCGTGAATAATAAGGGAAATGATACTTACCCCAGTACCGACCGGATCTGGGATATTATTTTGACCAAAAGACTGGCTGAGTTGAACTTGCCGATCATGTATGGTTTGGGTACTGATGACGGCCATAATTATCACAAAATTCCCAGTCGTGCGAGTGAGCCGGGCCGGGGGTGGGTCGTTGTGTTATCGGAGAAGCTGGAGCCTGAAGCACTGGTTGAGGCGATGGAAGCAGGGCGTTTTTATGCATCGTGTGGTGTGAAATTGAAATCTGTTACCTATTCCGATAAGGGAATTCAAATTGAAATCGATCCGGAAGAGGGAGTGGAATACACCACGGATTTCATTGGAACACTGAAAGATTATCCCAAAGCTGGCATACCGAAATTAGACAAACGAGGTCAGGAGTTGCATGCCACAAAAAAGTACAGCAAAAAAATCGGAGCAACCTTGAAGTCAGTCAAAGGTACTTCACCCAGCTACGATTTTAACGGCAAGGAAATTTACGTTCGGGCTCTAGTGAGATCAACAAAACTGCATCCTAATCCGGCACAACTGGGGGAAGCCGAACGTGCCTGGGTTCAACCTGTTGCAGGACCAGCTGCACCCAAGCAGGATTAA
- a CDS encoding ArnT family glycosyltransferase, whose translation MVIISDQELLQRSVEPAHDLFPVMRRAAVMSPLVILLALGPGLLAFHSYRIDELSAWFGLECLGKAHLISDSSNALISQPPLVRWLCTGLLSIVGHWSSSLVLFSYFSTACMLIVAYRLTRKVCNPRYALVFCFLLAFHPVVLKQIQLIESPAFPLLFALLTIWGYITHIRSESGIVSYKLLCGGISLGLCLLSGGALALGVLLMLSLYIVNPIDLPKSRSAAEQRKLPVLKQAVRAWKSILILGFTGFAVGGWWELMAASQIDGFWGKWFAGPGQPNISLYWKSEFYPSYFVRDVISSMGFLLGFALFGLFHGVKRVLNPVGNQQEIAWLRLVVIWVFCGAFFWWGVQFLPQMETSTRAMWKLFFIIPMMAIVAWEFQQIALRRVSYPTVLAVFTVGVLSVIFISASQGDTLSPQISARFLRQLVTLGLSLVMVLWYSHRFKKEHGHRVVEMALVIALSSLHVVYGVYSIPKPNPAGERLLQFEHQLRLTQNVTNCVLVSKTDEPPLELTFLIFYLWGDIDFKQIQGTVLPQDLKLSTVDKTDSTKEKQVIIRWGASPVSLRNLVNAGFSLKPVASPDVYKQQELQADLISKSPQGF comes from the coding sequence TTGGTAATTATCAGTGACCAGGAACTATTACAACGGTCAGTAGAACCTGCTCATGATTTGTTTCCGGTGATGCGACGGGCGGCCGTGATGTCGCCGCTGGTCATCTTACTGGCTTTAGGGCCCGGATTACTGGCGTTCCATTCTTATCGGATCGATGAACTCTCTGCCTGGTTTGGATTGGAGTGTCTTGGCAAAGCCCATTTGATCAGTGACAGCAGCAACGCACTGATCTCTCAACCTCCGTTGGTTCGGTGGCTTTGTACGGGGCTCCTTTCCATCGTCGGACACTGGTCTTCTTCACTGGTTCTTTTTTCCTATTTTTCGACAGCCTGCATGCTGATTGTTGCCTATCGATTAACAAGAAAAGTATGCAATCCGCGATATGCACTTGTGTTCTGTTTTCTGCTCGCATTTCATCCTGTGGTCTTGAAGCAAATACAACTGATTGAATCGCCTGCGTTTCCGCTTCTCTTTGCCTTACTGACGATTTGGGGGTACATCACCCATATCCGATCAGAGTCTGGAATCGTGTCGTACAAGCTGTTATGCGGCGGGATTTCATTAGGACTGTGTTTATTATCCGGAGGGGCTCTGGCATTGGGAGTCCTGTTGATGTTGTCCCTCTATATCGTGAATCCTATCGATCTCCCCAAAAGCCGTTCTGCTGCAGAACAGAGAAAACTACCTGTCTTAAAACAGGCAGTGCGAGCCTGGAAATCGATATTGATTCTGGGGTTTACCGGTTTTGCTGTCGGGGGCTGGTGGGAATTGATGGCAGCGTCGCAGATTGATGGATTCTGGGGGAAATGGTTTGCCGGTCCCGGGCAGCCGAATATCAGCTTGTATTGGAAATCAGAATTTTATCCTTCTTATTTTGTCCGCGACGTCATTTCCTCAATGGGCTTTTTACTGGGGTTCGCGTTGTTTGGTTTATTTCACGGAGTCAAGCGTGTTCTCAATCCCGTAGGTAATCAACAGGAAATCGCCTGGCTGCGATTGGTTGTGATCTGGGTGTTCTGTGGGGCATTTTTCTGGTGGGGCGTACAATTTCTTCCGCAGATGGAAACCAGTACCCGGGCCATGTGGAAATTATTCTTTATCATTCCCATGATGGCAATCGTGGCTTGGGAATTTCAACAGATTGCGCTCCGTCGCGTCAGTTATCCTACTGTGCTTGCTGTATTCACCGTGGGAGTGCTTTCGGTGATTTTTATCAGTGCATCGCAGGGAGATACGCTCAGTCCCCAGATCTCGGCCCGTTTTTTACGCCAGTTGGTCACGCTTGGTTTATCGCTGGTAATGGTGCTGTGGTACAGTCATCGCTTTAAAAAAGAGCATGGGCATCGTGTGGTCGAGATGGCATTAGTTATTGCATTGTCGAGCCTGCATGTTGTGTATGGTGTGTATTCAATCCCCAAGCCGAATCCGGCGGGGGAACGGCTCTTGCAATTTGAACATCAGCTGCGACTTACCCAAAACGTGACAAACTGTGTTCTGGTGAGTAAAACAGATGAACCTCCACTGGAACTGACGTTTCTCATCTTCTATCTTTGGGGCGACATTGACTTCAAGCAGATCCAGGGGACTGTACTTCCACAGGATCTTAAGCTCTCCACTGTAGACAAGACTGATTCGACTAAAGAGAAGCAGGTGATAATTCGCTGGGGGGCTTCGCCTGTTTCGCTACGGAACCTCGTCAATGCCGGCTTTAGTTTAAAGCCGGTGGCCTCACCTGATGTTTACAAGCAACAGGAACTGCAGGCAGATTTAATCAGCAAATCGCCTCAGGGTTTTTAA
- a CDS encoding BON domain-containing protein, whose protein sequence is MSQHIAFDHAHQLSELVKHAISTSSLIANQNVQYKIEQEQVFLTGIVSSYYVKQLAQESVSRVDGVRQVHNRLTVEPTQNEAEPLSSH, encoded by the coding sequence ATGTCACAGCACATCGCCTTTGATCATGCCCACCAGCTCAGTGAATTGGTAAAGCATGCTATTTCAACTTCCAGTCTTATTGCCAACCAGAATGTTCAATATAAGATTGAGCAGGAACAGGTGTTTCTAACCGGCATTGTCAGCAGCTATTACGTAAAACAATTGGCTCAGGAATCCGTCAGTCGAGTCGACGGCGTTCGCCAGGTCCACAACCGCTTGACCGTCGAACCAACACAAAATGAGGCTGAACCTCTTAGTTCTCACTGA